Proteins from a single region of Abyssalbus ytuae:
- the yaaA gene encoding peroxide stress protein YaaA has protein sequence MKIVISPAKSLDFESKLPSHKHTDAIFLPESEKINKLLRKKSPKELSQLMNISENLGELNWQRNQEWSLPFTEENARPAVYAFNGDVYRGLDAYSIPLSKLDQLQNTLRILSGLYGVLRPMDLIQPYRLEMGTKISVGKDKNLYEFWKEKITKALNDELKDGELFVNLASNEYFKAIDSKALQVPVITPVFKDFKNGEYKTIMTYAKLARGYMTRYIVDNDVTTLEGLKGFDYEGYAFSEKLSDEKELVFTR, from the coding sequence ATGAAAATAGTCATATCTCCTGCAAAGTCTTTGGATTTTGAATCAAAATTACCTTCACATAAACATACGGATGCTATATTTTTACCGGAATCTGAAAAAATAAATAAGCTCTTAAGGAAAAAATCTCCTAAAGAGCTTTCACAGTTAATGAATATTTCAGAAAACCTGGGCGAACTTAACTGGCAGCGTAACCAGGAATGGAGTTTGCCTTTTACCGAAGAAAACGCGAGGCCGGCAGTGTATGCCTTTAACGGGGATGTGTACCGCGGACTGGACGCTTACTCCATACCTCTTAGTAAACTGGACCAGTTGCAAAATACCCTTCGTATTTTATCGGGTTTATACGGGGTGTTGAGGCCCATGGACCTTATTCAGCCTTACCGACTGGAAATGGGCACTAAAATTTCAGTAGGTAAAGACAAAAATTTATATGAGTTCTGGAAAGAAAAAATTACCAAAGCTTTAAACGACGAGTTAAAAGACGGCGAGCTTTTTGTAAACCTTGCCAGCAACGAATATTTTAAGGCAATAGACAGCAAAGCATTGCAGGTGCCTGTGATAACGCCTGTTTTTAAAGATTTTAAAAACGGTGAATACAAAACCATTATGACCTATGCAAAATTGGCCCGTGGTTATATGACCCGCTATATTGTTGATAATGATGTTACCACCCTTGAAGGGTTAAAAGGTTTTGATTATGAAGGCTACGCCTTTAGCGAAAAACTGTCGGACGAAAAAGAATTAGTTTTTACCAGGTAA
- a CDS encoding uracil-DNA glycosylase family protein — MFLHTHPYGPFIPEGATKLIVGTLPPPRFSTGELREGDVDFCYGSRDGQLWIILNRIFNLDLKFETTPEAVNQRKNFLINNRIGICDIVESAERLKIDATDLGMQNVVLRDLIYYLRQHPTVHTLLFTGGNSKNGPEYFFRKHLKENDLKLELLSNEVPRVHQFMLDKRVIKTVSLTAPSGSANRAVGSIELYRELKNKNPDFNTIDFRVMQYRKFF; from the coding sequence TTGTTTTTGCACACACATCCTTACGGCCCTTTTATACCTGAAGGGGCTACTAAGTTAATAGTAGGTACTTTACCCCCGCCGAGGTTTTCTACCGGCGAATTGAGAGAAGGCGACGTGGATTTTTGCTACGGAAGCAGGGACGGGCAGTTGTGGATTATCCTGAACAGGATTTTTAACCTGGATCTGAAATTTGAAACCACCCCGGAAGCTGTTAACCAGAGAAAAAACTTTTTAATTAATAACAGGATAGGTATTTGTGATATAGTGGAAAGTGCCGAAAGACTGAAGATTGATGCCACCGACCTGGGAATGCAAAATGTGGTGTTGCGCGACCTTATTTATTATTTAAGACAACACCCCACGGTTCATACCCTGCTTTTTACCGGCGGAAACAGTAAAAACGGGCCGGAATATTTTTTCAGGAAACATTTAAAGGAAAATGATTTAAAACTGGAACTGCTTTCTAATGAAGTTCCCAGGGTTCATCAGTTTATGCTGGATAAAAGAGTTATAAAAACAGTTTCTTTAACGGCTCCTTCGGGGTCGGCAAACAGGGCGGTGGGTTCTATAGAGTTGTACAGGGAGTTAAAAAATAAAAACCCTGATTTTAATACTATTGATTTCAGGGTGATGCAGTATCGTAAGTTTTTTTAA
- a CDS encoding LytR/AlgR family response regulator transcription factor, whose amino-acid sequence MPVNIAIIEDEPAISRNLEYILNEIDSSITVLNKMGSVKDSVKWLSGNIQRCDLLFMDIRLNDGLSFEIFEEIQPVVPVVFITAYDNHALDAFKVNGIDYILKPFDKDDIIKALHKFESAANHKTQLQFDKIKSMITRYIKSTAQDSFKKSYLVHSQNKLIPLHTDNIHWFYTTNEVVYACTANNTKYVIDSTLEQIQSEISPELFFRVNRQFIVHRKAIKDLDFYFNGRLIINTIPAPQQQIIVSKAKASALKEWINR is encoded by the coding sequence ATGCCTGTAAACATTGCCATTATAGAAGATGAACCGGCCATTTCCAGAAACCTCGAATATATATTAAACGAAATAGACAGCAGCATTACCGTTTTAAATAAAATGGGGAGTGTAAAAGATTCGGTTAAATGGTTAAGCGGCAACATACAGCGATGCGACTTGCTTTTTATGGATATAAGGCTGAACGACGGTTTGTCTTTTGAAATCTTTGAGGAGATCCAACCGGTGGTTCCGGTGGTGTTTATTACGGCTTACGACAATCATGCGCTCGATGCCTTTAAAGTAAACGGTATTGATTATATACTAAAACCTTTTGATAAAGATGATATCATTAAAGCCCTGCACAAGTTTGAAAGTGCGGCAAACCATAAAACCCAACTGCAATTTGATAAAATAAAAAGCATGATTACCCGGTATATTAAAAGTACTGCCCAAGATTCTTTTAAAAAATCATACCTGGTGCACAGCCAGAACAAACTCATACCCCTGCATACCGATAATATTCACTGGTTTTATACCACTAACGAGGTAGTATATGCATGTACGGCCAATAATACTAAATACGTTATTGACTCCACCCTGGAGCAGATTCAAAGTGAAATATCCCCCGAGTTGTTTTTCAGGGTAAACAGGCAGTTTATTGTACACAGAAAGGCTATTAAAGATCTTGATTTTTATTTTAACGGAAGGCTCATTATAAATACCATACCCGCACCGCAACAACAAATTATTGTTAGTAAAGCAAAAGCTTCCGCCTTAAAAGAATGGATAAACCGGTAA
- a CDS encoding sensor histidine kinase: MKITRNESKIIALTSLIIAISFNIYRLLIHYTGKSHLVRNPWNFNFPELVYQTSFQLLFCFCFGLLNLWLFSKYSFNKLSSTIIILCVNIVFFWLFLATGIYSQRVIFDNVINLKIFRGAYLIKFILSLVLMSILVKILFLYRQQKQKDKENELLKNAYYDAEIKNLKAQIEPHFLFNTLTNLSALIREQPAKAQEYVSHLSKVFRYSLSNKQPQLVSLSDEIDLLQSHIELLKVRFENALFVNIQLNNISYKVPHMSLQPLIENVVKHNEVSVEFPVYTDIYREDDYLIFKNTLKEKKNKEPSTGVGLLNLNERYKILTGKEIAVEKTVTHFIVKIPLI, translated from the coding sequence ATGAAAATAACCCGGAATGAAAGTAAAATAATAGCCTTAACTTCTCTTATTATTGCTATATCATTTAATATTTACCGGCTATTAATTCATTATACCGGAAAAAGCCACCTGGTAAGAAATCCGTGGAATTTTAACTTCCCCGAACTGGTATATCAAACCTCTTTCCAGCTTTTATTTTGTTTCTGCTTTGGTTTATTAAACCTCTGGCTGTTCAGTAAATACTCCTTTAACAAACTAAGCTCCACTATAATTATTCTATGCGTAAATATTGTTTTTTTCTGGTTGTTTCTGGCTACGGGCATCTATTCACAAAGAGTAATTTTTGATAATGTAATAAACCTCAAAATTTTCAGGGGGGCCTATTTAATTAAATTTATCCTCAGCCTGGTGCTTATGAGTATTCTGGTAAAGATTCTGTTTTTATACAGGCAGCAGAAACAAAAAGATAAAGAAAATGAACTCCTGAAAAATGCCTATTACGATGCCGAAATAAAAAATCTGAAGGCTCAGATTGAACCTCATTTTTTATTTAATACTTTAACAAACCTGTCGGCACTTATAAGGGAGCAACCCGCAAAAGCACAAGAGTACGTATCACATTTGTCCAAAGTTTTCAGATATTCATTAAGTAATAAGCAACCCCAACTGGTAAGCTTAAGCGATGAAATTGATTTACTTCAATCTCATATAGAACTCTTAAAGGTGAGGTTTGAAAATGCCCTTTTTGTAAACATACAACTAAACAACATCTCGTATAAAGTACCCCATATGTCTTTACAACCGCTTATTGAAAACGTAGTAAAGCATAATGAAGTTTCTGTAGAATTTCCTGTCTATACAGATATTTACCGGGAAGATGATTATCTTATTTTTAAAAATACCCTTAAAGAGAAAAAAAATAAAGAACCCTCAACCGGCGTCGGATTGTTAAACTTAAACGAACGTTATAAAATTTTAACCGGAAAAGAAATAGCTGTTGAAAAAACAGTTACACATTTTATAGTCAAAATACCTTTAATTTAA
- a CDS encoding extracellular catalytic domain type 1 short-chain-length polyhydroxyalkanoate depolymerase: MKSILQLSILLLFISGCTKSPVYQSQSRLYSSIISNGLERNYLLVLPDSYDNNHNFPLVIALHGAGGKASQMEKHYNLTQKANAENYVIVYPEGTQSDGVLGLRYWNAGGCCKDAADNKTDDVKFIQELIEKIISRYHINRKRIYITGMSNGAMMAYRLACELPGKIAAIAPVAGTMYTEGNCPATTPVPILHIHSEKDTRVPYNGGTGVGGIYFPPVEEGIAKWIKINDCKESSRTETQFSNYKTIEWSGCQKPVKIYLTEDGGHSWPGGNPHSRFADPPATSVNANELIWSFFKQHELD, translated from the coding sequence ATGAAAAGTATTTTACAATTATCAATACTCCTGTTATTTATAAGCGGCTGTACCAAAAGCCCGGTATATCAAAGCCAATCCAGGCTATATAGCTCCATAATTTCCAACGGACTGGAAAGAAACTATTTACTGGTATTGCCCGACAGTTATGATAACAACCACAATTTTCCTCTTGTCATTGCATTGCACGGAGCCGGTGGCAAAGCTTCACAAATGGAGAAGCATTATAATTTAACTCAAAAAGCCAATGCCGAAAATTATGTAATCGTATATCCTGAAGGGACGCAAAGTGACGGGGTACTGGGCTTAAGATACTGGAATGCGGGAGGCTGTTGCAAAGATGCTGCAGATAATAAAACAGACGATGTAAAATTTATACAGGAATTAATTGAAAAAATAATCTCCCGTTATCATATAAACAGAAAAAGAATTTACATTACAGGCATGTCTAACGGGGCTATGATGGCCTACAGACTGGCCTGCGAATTACCCGGGAAAATAGCGGCAATAGCACCGGTGGCGGGGACCATGTATACCGAGGGAAACTGCCCTGCCACCACTCCTGTTCCCATACTGCATATTCACTCGGAAAAAGATACCAGGGTTCCGTATAACGGGGGTACGGGAGTAGGCGGTATATACTTTCCTCCTGTAGAAGAAGGTATTGCTAAGTGGATTAAAATAAATGATTGCAAAGAATCATCCCGGACAGAAACACAATTCAGTAATTATAAAACCATTGAATGGTCCGGTTGCCAAAAGCCGGTTAAAATTTACCTGACTGAAGACGGGGGCCATTCATGGCCCGGTGGAAATCCGCATAGTAGATTTGCAGATCCACCTGCTACTTCTGTTAATGCTAACGAGCTGATATGGAGTTTTTTTAAACAACATGAATTAGATTAA
- a CDS encoding 30S ribosomal protein THX translates to MGKGDKKTRKGKIIIGSYGKLRPKRKKFRVKPKQVDTEIVNQNN, encoded by the coding sequence ATGGGTAAAGGAGATAAAAAAACCAGAAAGGGCAAGATCATTATCGGCTCATACGGTAAACTGAGGCCCAAGCGAAAAAAATTTCGGGTAAAACCTAAACAGGTAGACACCGAAATTGTAAACCAGAATAATTAG
- a CDS encoding pyruvate kinase, translating into MQLLTSSALEELVKKLLIIRDAILEGEKTYEKYALRVHPNYKYNALNFLRYLRFRTFDLREIQGSLTALGMSSLSHAERHVLANIENILYLLNAHLGHDFNGTYKFGKHPVSFIESDKKLRKNTQRLFGKHVKKMGVMVTLPSEAVSPDYLKMLLQAGMDIARINCSHDNTQVWKKMVANLKCVSEELNLPCSVYVDLAGPKIRTHKIWAPINRLHKGKNALLLEGDSMYLLKSLDSETANGLKERKKVIFTCQLPTIIDDVQQGHRILFDDGNIGGEIAEKLSDGVKIRVTRTDPGGSKLRPEKGINLPDTHLNLPPLTEEDIHNLDFVSEYADMVGFSFVREAKDVAVLQEELRKRNASHIGMVLKIENREAFENLPELILQAMESPTIGIMTARGDLAVELGAERLSEVQEEIMWLCEAALIPNIWATQVLETLAKKGIPSRAEITDAAMSVRAECVMLNKGPFIDKALHTLDDILARMEKHFYKKQGTLRNLKVAETFWGDN; encoded by the coding sequence ATGCAGTTATTAACATCATCAGCTTTAGAAGAACTGGTAAAAAAACTTCTGATAATAAGAGACGCCATTCTGGAAGGGGAAAAGACTTATGAAAAATATGCTCTTAGAGTACACCCCAATTACAAGTACAACGCACTTAATTTTTTAAGGTATTTGCGTTTTCGCACATTTGACCTCAGGGAAATACAGGGGAGTTTAACCGCATTGGGAATGAGTTCCCTAAGCCATGCCGAAAGACATGTACTTGCTAATATTGAAAATATTCTGTACCTGCTCAATGCTCATTTAGGGCATGATTTTAATGGTACGTACAAGTTTGGGAAACATCCGGTAAGTTTTATCGAGAGTGATAAAAAACTTAGAAAAAATACCCAGCGCCTTTTTGGAAAACATGTAAAAAAAATGGGGGTAATGGTAACCCTTCCTTCAGAGGCTGTATCTCCGGATTATTTGAAAATGCTGTTACAGGCAGGAATGGATATTGCCCGCATAAACTGTTCGCACGATAATACACAGGTATGGAAAAAAATGGTAGCCAATTTAAAATGTGTGAGCGAGGAGTTAAATCTGCCTTGTTCGGTGTATGTGGATTTAGCGGGGCCTAAAATCCGTACCCATAAAATATGGGCTCCCATAAACAGGTTACATAAGGGTAAGAACGCTTTGTTACTGGAAGGAGATTCCATGTATTTACTTAAATCTTTAGACAGTGAGACGGCAAACGGACTTAAAGAAAGAAAAAAAGTAATTTTTACCTGCCAGTTGCCCACCATTATAGATGATGTACAACAAGGCCACCGGATTTTATTTGATGATGGTAATATAGGAGGGGAGATAGCCGAAAAATTAAGCGACGGAGTAAAAATAAGAGTTACGCGTACCGATCCGGGCGGATCAAAATTACGGCCGGAAAAAGGAATCAACCTGCCGGACACTCACTTAAATTTACCGCCGCTTACAGAAGAGGATATTCATAATCTTGATTTTGTAAGTGAATATGCTGATATGGTAGGTTTTTCGTTTGTACGCGAAGCAAAAGATGTGGCAGTTTTGCAGGAAGAATTAAGAAAGAGAAATGCTTCACATATTGGTATGGTGCTAAAAATTGAGAACCGGGAAGCTTTTGAAAACCTGCCGGAATTGATTCTGCAGGCCATGGAAAGCCCTACTATAGGCATTATGACTGCCAGGGGAGACCTGGCCGTTGAGTTGGGTGCGGAAAGGCTATCGGAAGTACAGGAAGAAATTATGTGGCTTTGTGAAGCCGCCTTAATACCCAATATATGGGCAACCCAGGTGCTGGAAACGCTGGCGAAAAAAGGCATTCCCAGCCGGGCCGAAATTACTGATGCTGCCATGTCTGTGAGGGCAGAATGTGTAATGCTTAACAAAGGCCCCTTTATAGATAAGGCATTGCATACTTTAGATGATATCCTTGCCCGTATGGAAAAGCATTTTTACAAAAAGCAGGGAACCTTACGAAACCTTAAAGTTGCAGAAACCTTTTGGGGCGATAATTAA
- a CDS encoding inorganic phosphate transporter — MSELFHILTIPFLLAMFLAINMGGSGTSPSFSAAYGSDVIKRTFIPGLFGIMVLAGALIAGKEVSLTLGKGLLDQSFFTPLNTSVILFAIGLSLLIANLIGVPQSTSQSTVLAIAGAATALEGLNTKKLFYEIIPTWIFLPVISFIITFFLSKWFFPLLNNKLPKNNHSTLNKQKTLKCLLILSSLYVAFSIGANNVANAAAPIASLTANEIGNAGNQNFLPIIILSVLLVAPCFAIGSSLLGHKVTQTTGKEIVNINPFYATIIAMVVASLLLLASVTKGIPTSLVQLNGAAFIALSISKNGLKNTFSNKIVKRFFTVWGIAPAFSYILTFTMITLLK; from the coding sequence ATGTCAGAACTATTTCACATTTTGACTATTCCCTTTCTTTTGGCTATGTTTTTAGCAATTAATATGGGGGGCAGCGGCACATCGCCATCATTTTCTGCTGCTTATGGCTCAGATGTTATAAAACGTACTTTTATTCCCGGCTTGTTTGGAATAATGGTATTGGCAGGTGCATTAATAGCCGGTAAGGAAGTATCTCTAACGTTGGGAAAAGGACTTTTGGATCAATCTTTTTTCACACCACTTAACACATCGGTTATTTTATTTGCTATCGGTTTATCTTTATTGATAGCCAATTTGATAGGCGTTCCGCAGTCAACAAGCCAGTCAACAGTTTTGGCTATTGCAGGGGCAGCCACCGCACTGGAAGGATTAAACACTAAAAAATTATTTTACGAAATTATCCCCACCTGGATTTTTCTGCCTGTTATTTCATTTATAATAACCTTCTTTCTGTCAAAATGGTTTTTTCCTTTGTTAAATAATAAATTACCTAAAAACAATCATTCTACTCTTAACAAACAAAAAACTTTAAAATGTTTACTCATACTATCTTCATTGTATGTTGCATTCTCCATAGGGGCAAATAATGTAGCCAATGCTGCTGCTCCTATAGCTTCACTAACTGCTAATGAAATAGGCAATGCAGGGAACCAAAACTTTCTTCCTATTATTATTTTATCGGTTTTACTGGTTGCACCTTGTTTTGCCATTGGAAGTTCTTTATTGGGTCATAAAGTCACCCAAACCACCGGGAAAGAAATTGTAAATATTAACCCCTTTTATGCTACAATAATTGCCATGGTTGTAGCCAGTTTACTTTTACTTGCCTCGGTTACAAAAGGAATCCCCACCTCATTGGTTCAATTAAACGGAGCTGCTTTTATAGCACTCAGCATCAGCAAAAACGGATTAAAAAATACATTTAGCAATAAAATTGTTAAACGCTTTTTTACTGTGTGGGGAATTGCACCTGCATTCTCTTATATTTTAACTTTTACAATGATAACATTATTAAAATGA
- a CDS encoding DUF2490 domain-containing protein, whose amino-acid sequence MAELKKTLSILLSIFALAIVSAQKKIDTQHLLWGRYYLKFKLDHYTIGYEAEERTYWFPWRQHQFLTRIHLQRNLIKNWEAGIGFAYLLQSLPHNPHITNFYNRSELRPQLEVSCKQSLFQKLNIHHRYWWEFRFYEQPNGSFRFGNNRIRYKLELKYLLLPKITLKIFDEVLFNIGKKITYNTFDQNRIGGSIQFMPDDTFGLELGYFNWFQQQKTGSDFYNRNIIRFTIHHELNFKKLNN is encoded by the coding sequence GTGGCAGAATTAAAAAAAACACTTTCAATACTATTATCAATCTTCGCTTTAGCAATAGTAAGCGCTCAAAAAAAAATTGATACACAACATCTTTTATGGGGGCGTTATTATTTAAAATTTAAGTTAGACCATTACACAATAGGATATGAAGCAGAAGAAAGAACTTATTGGTTTCCCTGGCGTCAACACCAGTTTCTTACCCGCATTCATTTACAACGCAACCTGATAAAAAACTGGGAGGCAGGGATCGGGTTTGCATATCTTCTCCAATCACTCCCGCATAATCCTCATATCACAAATTTCTATAACCGTTCAGAGTTACGTCCTCAACTGGAAGTCTCCTGTAAACAATCCTTATTCCAAAAACTAAATATCCACCATCGTTACTGGTGGGAATTCCGGTTTTATGAACAACCAAATGGTTCCTTTCGTTTCGGAAATAACCGAATACGCTACAAATTAGAATTAAAATACCTGCTGCTTCCCAAAATAACTTTAAAAATTTTTGATGAAGTCCTTTTTAATATCGGTAAGAAAATAACCTATAATACATTTGATCAGAACCGTATTGGCGGAAGCATCCAATTTATGCCGGACGACACATTTGGTTTAGAATTAGGTTACTTCAACTGGTTTCAACAACAAAAAACAGGATCAGATTTCTACAATCGTAACATCATAAGGTTTACCATTCATCATGAATTAAATTTTAAAAAATTAAATAATTAA
- a CDS encoding serine hydrolase domain-containing protein, translating to MKQFITFFTILLFFNLISAQTLSDTNRDSLDFFFKTLEENQKFMGQVELSRKNRTLYFYVSGFSNTEAGLKSGKETTYRIGSISKTITATLILKATEEGKISLDQTIETFFPTIKNAEKITITHLLTHHSGIHNFTSEKDFMQWNTSPKTEVEMISIISGGGSDFEPGSKAAYSNSNFVLLSYILEKIYNEEYADILQKKIISPLHLKQTQFGDKSLPESKKTHSYTYEVKWNKVIATHESIPMGAGGIIMSAHDLSLFLNGLFDGKIILKETLKKMLEQKDGYGMGIFKTTIAGHEAYTHEGRIDGFNSVYYYFPEQQLTYVLLSNGENYHLANINELALKAVFNQPFNLPKINPFKVTFQELAPYTGVYTSLESPLIITISRNGNKLLAQPEGQKIFKMDAMEKNIFNHNKSGVSLEFDPSLNLMMMTQGEKTLHFSKQ from the coding sequence ATGAAACAGTTTATTACTTTCTTTACAATTCTTCTATTCTTTAATTTAATAAGTGCACAAACACTAAGCGACACAAACCGGGATTCACTGGATTTCTTCTTCAAAACACTTGAAGAAAACCAAAAATTCATGGGACAAGTTGAACTTTCCCGAAAAAACCGTACCCTCTATTTTTACGTTTCAGGTTTCTCCAACACAGAGGCCGGCTTAAAATCGGGAAAAGAAACCACCTACCGCATCGGTTCCATATCAAAAACAATTACGGCTACTCTGATTTTAAAAGCAACGGAAGAAGGGAAAATAAGTTTAGACCAAACTATAGAAACTTTTTTCCCCACTATAAAAAATGCTGAAAAAATTACCATTACCCACTTGCTTACCCATCATAGCGGCATTCATAATTTTACAAGTGAAAAAGATTTTATGCAATGGAACACCTCACCAAAAACAGAAGTAGAAATGATATCAATTATTTCCGGTGGAGGAAGTGATTTTGAACCCGGGTCAAAAGCAGCCTACAGTAATTCTAATTTTGTTTTACTCTCCTATATTCTGGAAAAAATATATAATGAAGAATACGCTGATATTTTGCAAAAAAAGATTATCAGTCCGCTTCATTTAAAACAAACACAATTCGGAGATAAATCGCTACCGGAAAGTAAAAAAACACATTCCTACACCTATGAAGTTAAATGGAATAAAGTAATTGCAACCCACGAATCCATTCCCATGGGAGCCGGTGGAATTATTATGTCTGCTCATGATTTATCCCTATTCCTCAACGGATTGTTTGACGGAAAAATAATTTTAAAAGAAACGCTCAAAAAAATGCTGGAACAAAAAGACGGTTACGGCATGGGAATATTTAAAACTACCATAGCAGGCCATGAAGCCTATACCCATGAGGGAAGAATAGACGGATTTAATTCGGTTTATTATTATTTTCCCGAACAACAATTAACTTATGTTTTACTTTCCAACGGAGAAAACTATCACCTTGCCAATATAAATGAGTTAGCTCTAAAAGCAGTTTTTAACCAGCCATTTAACCTTCCGAAAATAAACCCTTTTAAGGTAACATTTCAGGAGTTAGCCCCATATACCGGGGTTTATACCAGCCTGGAAAGTCCTTTGATTATTACCATCTCACGAAACGGCAATAAACTGCTGGCACAACCAGAAGGACAAAAAATATTTAAAATGGATGCAATGGAGAAAAACATATTCAACCATAACAAATCAGGAGTTTCATTAGAATTTGATCCTTCCTTAAACCTGATGATGATGACCCAGGGAGAAAAAACTCTTCACTTTTCCAAACAGTAG
- the trpA gene encoding tryptophan synthase subunit alpha has product MNRINQKLQENKKLLSIYFTAGYPKLEDTVPIISKLQQSGVDMIEIGLPFSDPLADGPTIQESSARALKNGMTTEKLFEQLKDIRKNIHIPLIIMGYFNPIMQYGVKAFCEKCAEIGIDGLIIPDLPVDVYNEEYKQLFEKYGLINAFLITPQTSEERVQYIDTVSNGFIYMVSSASVTGAKNTFGDAQTNYFERIHNMNLKSPQIVGFGISNAQTFQAATKLAKGAIIGSAFIKHLSQKGVEEIESFVKNIHG; this is encoded by the coding sequence ATGAACAGAATAAATCAAAAATTACAGGAAAATAAAAAACTGCTTTCCATCTATTTTACCGCAGGCTATCCCAAACTGGAGGATACCGTTCCAATTATCAGCAAACTCCAGCAAAGCGGGGTAGATATGATAGAAATCGGCTTGCCGTTCAGTGATCCTCTTGCTGATGGCCCTACCATTCAGGAAAGCTCTGCCAGGGCATTAAAAAATGGGATGACTACCGAAAAACTTTTCGAACAACTTAAAGATATCCGCAAAAACATTCATATTCCTTTAATTATTATGGGCTATTTTAACCCGATAATGCAGTATGGAGTAAAAGCTTTTTGTGAAAAATGTGCTGAAATTGGTATAGACGGACTCATCATCCCAGACCTTCCCGTGGATGTATATAATGAAGAATATAAACAGTTGTTTGAAAAATACGGGCTTATCAATGCATTTTTAATCACACCACAAACCTCAGAAGAACGGGTACAGTATATCGATACTGTTTCTAACGGTTTTATCTACATGGTAAGTTCTGCCAGCGTAACAGGGGCTAAAAACACCTTTGGCGATGCCCAGACAAATTATTTTGAACGTATTCATAACATGAATCTAAAATCTCCTCAAATAGTAGGATTCGGAATCAGTAACGCACAAACTTTTCAGGCTGCCACCAAACTGGCTAAAGGCGCCATTATAGGAAGTGCTTTTATAAAACATTTAAGCCAAAAAGGGGTAGAAGAAATTGAAAGTTTTGTTAAGAATATACATGGTTAA